The Rosa rugosa chromosome 1, drRosRugo1.1, whole genome shotgun sequence genomic sequence ATTTCAGATTCAAAAATACAAGTATGAATAGCATGTTAATGATATCATTTCAATTCCtgacacctctctctctctctctctgtgtgtctACTCAGATAGATCCACATATGTTCTGCATACGTTTCTCAGGGAGATTCTTGATTTAATTTGTGTTGCTTGTTGCTGGTTACAGTTTTACAGGAAACAACCTAAACTGTGGCATAAATCTTCCCCACCGCTGTGCATCCGATACTGATGTGTCTGGTAAAGGGGTCACATTGATCATATATGAAATTGAATTCTTCAGTTTTCTCTTTGTTGTAACGAGCTAACCGCTTAGGTTTTCCCACTTGTGACAGGATCTTCAAATAAGCCAAAGCTTGGAATTATAGTTGGAGTTGTTGGAGGGTTCATCATTTTACTTTTTGGAGGCTTGGTTTACTTTGTTTGTAAGCGTAGACACAAAGGCTACAAGCGCGAAGTTTTTGTAGATGTTGCAGGTTTGTGTTTCTTTCTAGTTATAGAACTTATTAAAAATGGAGGGTTATGCTCGATCTTTCCATTGCTGGTAAAACCTTTATTACCTGGTAGGTGAAAGAAGTATCATTGACTAGTAAAACTTGCTTCTGTGTCTGTCATCTTGTAtccttctttttcatttctctttCAGACCCAAAAATGTGCAGTTTTTTTAGCTATATTTCCCGGTTATAAGTTGTCATAAGTTTTCTTTGTGCAATGTTAATGttagctatttttttttttttaatcttggAAACCTAATATTGCATAGTTTTAGATTTTATATGTCATctcatgcattttttttttaaaataaggGACCATCAGTTGCACTTAATAAACATCAGCACACTCAAATTGTTCTATCTTATTTCAGTTGACTCAATAATATTACTTTTTGTCAAACAAGTTATGGTTTTACCTAAGATTGCATAGTTCTTGCTTTTATATATCATctcatgcattttttttttttttggagaagggACCGTCACTTGCACTTTAATAAACATCAGCACACTCAAATTGTTCTATCTTATTTCAGTTGACTCAATAATATTACTTTTTATCAAACAAATTATGGTATTATCAGTGTCTCATAGTTGTAACCGAAGTTAAGTTAAAAGTTTGGCTTGGTAATGCTTTGAATCTGATTTTAATGAACTAGTGGTGCACTTTTTCTAATAAGCAGTTTTCAACTTGGCACAGGTGAAGTTGACCGAAGGATTGCATTCGGTCAGTTGAAAAGATTTTCGTGGAGGGAATTGCAGCTGGCTACAGACAACTTCAATGAGAACAATGTTCTAGGACAGGGGGGTTTTGGTAAAGTCTATAAAGGAGTGTTATCTGATACTACAAAAATCGCTGTTAAACGGCTAACCGATTATGAGAGTCCTGGGGGAGATGCAGCTTTTCAGCGTGAAGTTGAAATGATAAGTGTAGCTGTTCACAGGAACCTATTACGACTGATTGGATTTTGCACAACCCCAACAGAACGCCTTTTGGTGTATCCCTTCATGCAAAATTTAAGTGTTGCCTATCGTTTACGAGGTATAACCCTTTTACATCATATGCGTATTCCGGCTTTAATGTGTGTTGTAATTGGGTTTAATTAGGCGCCGTCACCATAGATGGGATTTTATGATTTTCAGATATTGTCTTCTTCCTTTAGTTAAATGATTAGGCGATTAACTAAACCATAGATGGGATTTCATGGTTGTGAGATAGTGTCTTGTTCCTCTAGTTAATATGATTAGGCATTTAACTAAGACAGTTTAAGCTGATTCGTACTGTTGTAGTTAGCAATTGAAGTCATCTTTAGATGACACATTGGTTAGAATTCTTGCACAAGTTGGAGTTTACTAATTATGTCTACTGGCCTTTGCAATGATATTTATGTGGCTTACAAATTGCAGAGATTAAACCGGGGGAGCCTGTTTTGGATTGGCCTACAAGAAAGAGGGTGGCTTTAGGCACAGCCCGTGGCTTAGAGTACCTACATGAACATTGTAATCCTAAGATCATTCATCGAGATGTTAAGGCGGCTAATGTATTACTTGACGAAGATTTTGAAGCAGTTGTTGGTGATTTCGGCTTGGCAAAGTTGGTGGATGTTAGAAAGACTAATGTGACAACACAAGTTCGTGGGACAATGGGCCACATAGCACCTGAATACTTGTCTACTGGGAAGTCATCAGAAAGGACGGATGTTTTTGGCTATGGGATTATGCTTTTGGAGCTTGTAACAGGACAGCGGGCAATTGATTTCTCACgattggaagaagaagatgatgtttTGTTGCTCGACCATGTAAGATACTTCTCTTTCTATCTGtctctctgtttctctgccCCCAAAGTGTGACCTTATATGACTAATATGTTTAGTTTGAAGATATAAGTTGAACACGCCTTCTACTACATTCCATATCTCCAACTATAGCAACTAGAATGAAAACTTAAATAGGGGAGGGACATCTCCATTTGTGCTGCTAGTTTTGGATATGTCTTACCTTAATTATGTTTTCCAAAATTGGGGCATTACACATTTGAATTGAGAAATGAAAATGATGCTTTCTGGAGTTTCTGCTGATGAACTCCTGATGCTAAGACATGACCATCCTGTTGTAAAAATATAATACAAATTTAGAAAAGCTTTTGATTAATTATGTTATGACTTATGGTTGGCATGAATTTATGTTTCAGAGTTATTTGAAAGATTGATGTAGCTGTATGGTGAATGATTATTTCCTATTGTTTGGTATGGCAAAATGTACTTTTGCTCCTTCATGTGGTGACTTTTTCAATGACAGTGGTCCCATGCGTTTATTATACTCACTGTCCTAACTTTATTACTTCTGGGCTCCTGAAGGTCAAGAAGTTGGAAAGGGAAAAGAGACTGGATGCTATAGTAGATGGAAATCTGGATAGTAGTTACAACATCCAAGAGGTAGAAATGATGATCCAAGTTGCACTGCTTTGTACCCAAGGATCCCCTGAAGATCGTCCACTAATGTCGGAGGTGGTACGTATGCTGGAAGGAGAGGGTCTGGCTGAGCGGTGGGAAGAATGGCAGCATGTTGAAGTTACTCGCAGGCAAGAGTACGAGAGACTACAAAGGAGATTTGATTGGGGAGAGGACTCGGTTTATAACCAGGATGCTATCGAGTTATCTGGTGGACGATGAGGTAATGAATTTACTTGAACTCATTTCTCTTACACCACGAGCATGTAATACCTTTTGGTAGGCTAGCTTGATTAACTCGGATTGCAACTTATGATTTCATTATGGTGTGCAAAGCTAGGTACATAAATGGTATATCCATAATGTATATGTGTAATCACATAGTTATTATGTTATTTTTACAGTGTAAGACTACCATTTCTAATTGTTTAAGAACTCTAATTTTAAACCAGTTTCAGTACCAGTCAGTAATATAAGCAGCTAGCTAATACTTATGGCTTAAGATGGCAAAAGTAGAAGCATAACACTTAGGCCCTCGGATAGCATCTGTAAATATAACATGTTAATCTGAAACTGATCTCCAATTAAACACACCAAGGAAAATGTGTAGCATATTAATGCTGTTGCTCAAGCTCATTAAATTACTTCCCTGCAATCTTGTTTAACAACAGAAATTTCAGGTGGCGTGCAATTGAGGAACTCAGGCCAAGCTTCAACATTTGTCTTCTCTTGCTGATTTTCTACCGCCAACATGTTCTTCTCATTCCTTTCACTTCTGTCATTGGAATTTTGCTCAGCCAGAAGATACTGGGGTGTATGATCTTTGTCTCTTCCTTCCTTCTCTTCAAGGTTGATGTGGCACTTATTATAGTCTACGCCTGCCATTGCTAAAGCTTCAACCGACATGGCTTCACCTCTGTATGATTTTGTAATGAACCTTTGGGCTCTGTTTGAATTTGAGAGAAATTTTCAGTATCTGGAAGTAAAATCAGGATGagtttatatacatatacagTCGATCCTTCTTCAAAGTCTGTGGTCCGCTGTTCATATGTGGTAGTAGTGTGGTACACCAACCCCTTTCTGTAAAAACAGCTCACAGGTTTCATGTACAAAGCTTCCATTTGTTATATCTGTGATCTCAACTACTCTCTGTCTACCTTTTTCAATTACTGCATTTTGAATAAGaaacataaatatatatgatAGCTCTTTGCAATAGATGCTGCTCTAATTGGTAGACATATATGAGATTTTGGTAGTTCCATGAAAAGCACTTTGTTTTTACTTTTGAAGATGCTAAAGGCATAGGCATACAGTACATACATGTGAACACGTGATAGAGTTCAATTAGTTTCATTAGCTAGGTTTGAATCCCATTTTAGTACCCTATATTTACATGCATGGGATCATTTAATCCCCAAAAGCTGAAAATGTTACAAATTGAAATTGGACCCTTACAAATGTAATGTAATAGGAAACAGAgatgtctttttctttttcaaaggtCCAAAGATGATGGTAACAATAGTGCAACTTAGATGTTGAAGGATATATACATATGAAGTTGTCAACAAGATGAGATAGTCGAACTGTCGaagtcccttttttttttttttttagcaaggTTAAAGAATTCATAAATTGTTTCAATAATtttcacttttttatttttttaatttattttttatatgggTTTAATAACTCACGAAGAACTGCTTTAATTTATACTAGCCCTTCAGCACATGTCGACTGGCTTAGAAAGAACATTACAGTCTCAGATCTCGTACTCTGTCTAAGAGTCTTAGTGACTGAAGAGTCTTTCGTAAGCATAACAAGTCACTCTCAGTCTATAGCTGTGCTATAGAAATGAGACTACTACCAAACCAAAGAAAGTGACATTACAAATACGCAATCAGTTAGCACTGTGTCAGCATCTACAGGAGGACTTTGAGCAATTAGCAGACACACATTACTGCATTACACATATGCATATACGCGAGCAGCACAGTCTCGCAAGTATACTACTCCCTGCATAAGTGAAAATTTGAACACACAAGTGATTTAACTGCAAAGAAGTTCATCTTCACTCATTAATAGTACTACCAATATTAATAGCATCCAACTGACCACCGTTCATATGTTATTATCCCTCCCGCTGGTCACTCCTACCGAAACGGTACAAGATAAATTAACCAGTTCAGCCTCCTAATAAAATCCAACATACAACATATCTTACAGAAACATTGGTAATATAACTTGGCCTAAGAGATAAACCCCTGCCAGTCGGCCGGCCAAGATCTTCATACTTCCTGATCGTCATCCTCAGCAGAAGTTCCTTTGATGCTATTTTCCTGATATGTAGAACAAGATAAATCACAATCCACATTAACCAATTATGATCTTCATCAACTTTCACAAAAAGGGCCTAGTAAACATGAATCCATCCATCTTCAGGACTACTTCTAGCAAAAttctaacatttttttttttttgaaagaacatGGAGGTTTCATAGTTAAAGCCAATTTGTCCATCAGCCGTAATTTCAATCTTGTCAATCTTATCCATCTGATGTAGTCAATTAACAAATGCAATCAAGGCAAAGTGAAGACCACATTTTGGGCTACTTCAATCATTTGAGCAGGCAACGACTATGATAAGTTTCGAGGCCTTTACATAAACTGAAGAAGCCGTACAACTATTAACTAACTATAGGTACCAGATTGACAAAATTAAAGCTATGGAAACCAAAGTGAAAATCGACACAAGCTATAGGTGCTAAGATTGTAATTTAGCACTTTTTGTGACAGCAAAtgagaaaacataaagattaaCGTGAAAAGCCCATAGATGAAGTAGTCCAATAGCTATTGTTTCATTACAAactgtacccaaaaaaaaaaagataaatcttTGCATCTTACAAGGTTCAGCAGCAaataacagaaagaaaaaatatgcaAATATTTTCCCTTCTATAAACAAGCTTTTGAGGTACCACTCCCCAACCAACAACCTTAGCCTATTAAGAGAAAGGCCAGGTTTAGTAACATCCGTTTAAGTTTAAGATGTTGGACAATCTCCTTTACTAATCAAATGCAGATCTCATTTACAATGAGATCTGTTATTCAGGTAAAAGACTGAACTCGCTAAGACCAAAGAACTGCCTTACATATGCATGCATACTTATATAAACATTGCCATCCTCAAACCACCTAAGTCGGTTGAACTGACCTAGTCGATCTAATTTGTAACTTCCAGTAGATGTTGACACACAAAGAAAGCAATGTCATAGATCCTATCTGGTAAAGTTTATATTGAAGACCCACAATGTTTATAGACCCTATTCAACCAAGCCAATGATTTCGATTTTAGCTTTCAATTGCTTTCCTTCATTCTCTCTATGGTTAATTTACTTTTACTTAAGACCATCTCACTGACAAGCAAGAATTGAGGCAAAGAAATCTGGAATCCGAACTTATAACTGATATACTTGAGAACACCACTGCACACAAACATTAAGAAATCAGGAAAGAAATGAGTGAAGCAAATAAATTTTTAGTAGTAAATatcaaactatatatatatgttgttcaAGATAGATGGACAGAATGAGAAGAATCACATCCTTAAGTTGTGTACTGTAACTTTATAAGCAATAGACATATAGACAATCTCCTAGTCATGGAACAAAATTCTTTGTATTGGCCAGCCTGTTAGactatttatttatattatgCAGATAAATGATGAGCATGGAAGTAAAGCtggaaattaaagaaaatctaGTAATTGATAAACAAAACTTACAGATGGTTAGATCAGAAATGCACCAGTCAGGTCTGCTGTGCTGGTCCATGTATCATCTGGTTTACGCAGCTGCCTGGTAAAGTATCGACGGCGGTGGGTCCCGAGCAATCGGGTCTGGATCTCCAAGGTGGATTTGGAGTCGACAGTAGTATTACTAATAATGTCATATTCAAATGTTATGAGAAGAAGACTCCCCATGTTTCCACATTGAACCTTCCTTGTTGATGGGAAGACGAATTTGTGCAAAACAAGGCAGACTTTTTTAGCTCCGAGATGGACAAATTGAAAATCGGTAGAGAAGGTGTCATCATACTCATCCCCTCGAAATTCATAACACAATTCTGGCAGCTGAAGATGTTTGTTGATAGGattagggctgccacttggtttggtaattaccaaaccgaccgaataccaaccgatgttttaagtttggtaaaccgactttttggtaaccgatactgataaaaccgaaatcgaaaattaccgaaaaagtttgtttggttttggtaaatatcgaatctaccgattatctaaatattagctttatatactatggttttcaatacacatacatgtatattaagaaataaacataaaatttttcataatagtatgaacattactacatatactacattaatagtacatgtattttaagtaacctagtcaaagatagttaaataacctagttttattaaaaatgactcaaacttgatgtcatatatacaaaagaaagctataattaggAGATGAGTACAAAGTTTACgactataaaattgaagaatCTAGTTTTGTTCGTTcgaattttaattacaaagaattagttattctaaagttggtaataccgaaaaccgaaataccgaatttggtagttatgattaaaaacagaaaattttggttggtaattggtagctcaattttgaaaccgaaagctttggttttgaagttggtaatacctataaccgattcgaaccgaccgagtgacagccctagaTAGGATGGAAAGAATCACATTTGTTTGGCATGAAAAAGGCGGATACAAGGAGAGGTGCATTGTCAGGATCATAGTTAAACATTAAGTTGAAAGCACCAAGATTGGGATGATGGTGGCGGATGAAGAATGGCCCATAGTCAATAAAGGGAAGGCTGTTTCCCAGACAAGAAGGTGACTCTATCCATCCATTTTCAGGCTTGGTGTCATCAAAGTAAAACACTCCAGGCTGATGCCACACCCAACCTAAGATTTTGTTGCTCCCCTCCAAAAAATACGCAGTGAAGTCCTCCGACTCTCTGCCGCGGATAAAGGGAGGCGCTTCCAGAGTAGAGTTGGCATTCATTCCCATTGGGTAATAACCTCTGGGTAATACCCACCCAATAATAATTTGTGAGTAATACCTAACTATGAGCAAACGGGGGTGGGGGGCGGGTTACCCGCGGGTTTTCCCCGCATTTGTCAAGCGGGGGCGGGGTTCCCCATTACCCATGCGGGTTCcccattttactttttttttttttttttttttttttttttcaacagggcatttttataattttttttattccctATGAGGATCCGacagttggatcttcgtataattgtgaaaagacgattcaaaaggagatccgtgaggattcgaccgttggatcgtcgtataattttgtgaggatAATTCTGAAGGCGATCTGGgacgatccaaccgttggatcttcacataattttgagaggatgatcctaagggcgatccgtgaggatctgaccgttggatcgtcatataattttgtgaggaTGATTCTAAGGGCGATCCGGGACCATCCAACCATTGGATCTTcacataattttgagaggatgaacctaagggcgatccgtgaggatctgaccgttggatcatcgtataaataggtaaagatgatcctctaggtgatccgtgaggatctgaccgttggatctttgtataattttgagaggatgagcCTAAGGCGATCCGTGGGAATCCCCCGTTTGCTCATTCTTAGTAATACCCAATGGGTAATACCCATTAAATAATTCGTGGGTATGAGTATTTACCCAACCCATTTCTAAATGGGTAAACCCATACCCACCCATTTACCCGTTTTCAATATgggcaggttttttttttttttttttttttttaaatgctcACTATTTAAGCGCCTCCATTCTCCATCTGGGATATTTTCAAATAGTCGATTGAGTATTTCAAATACTTGAGACAGTGTTTAAGAAAGAAATTGTTGGTTTAGTCACGAGGAAGCAATacgtttaaaacaaatatttatttccgtaaaacaattttcacaactTGGCGattaaatgtaaaataataaaattcggttcgtaaatgaaccatccTCACGGGTCGCCttttgaatcgtcttttcacaattatacgatgatccaacggtcggattctcacggatcgccttttggaatcgtcttttcacaactatacgatgatccaacggtcggattctcacggatcgtaattatacgatgatccaaatGTTGGattctcacggatcgccttttggaatcgtcttttcacaattatacgatgatccaacggtcagatcctcacggatcgctttttgaatcgtcttttcacaattatacaatgatccaacggtcagatcctcacggatcgccttttgaatcatcttttcacaattatacaatgatccaacggtcggattctcacggatcgtaattatacgatgatccaacggtcagattctcacggatcgccttttggaatcgtcttttcacaattatacaatgatccaacggtcagatcctcacggatcgccttttgaataatcttttcacaattatacaatgatccaacggtcggatcctcacagatcgccttttggaatcgtcttttcacaattattcgatgatccaacagtcggattctcacggatcgcccttaagaTCATCttctcaaaattatatgaagatccaacagtcggatcctcacggatcgccttttggaatcatcttttcacaattatacgattatccaacggtcggattctcacagATCGCCCTTaagatcatcctctcaaaattatatgaagatccaacggtcggatcctcacggatctccttttgaatcatcttttcacaattatacgatgatccaacggtcagatcctcacggatcgcccttaggatcatcctctcaaaattatacgaagatccaacggtcggatcctcatggaTCGCCTTTTGAACCATCTtttcaaaattatacgatgatccaacggtcagatcctcatccgagaccacacaaagtcatcggaacacCCCGTATaggttttttgctttttttttttgtttttttagaataagaaaattataaaaatgcccCATATGTTGGTTGAAAAATAATAgttctcaattaaaaaaaaaaattgggtgtGGTTTACAATTTTATATGGGTATTTGGGTAAAATTTGGGCACCCACGGGTATACCCATACCCCACCCATTTTTATACGGTATTTTGTAATTACCCATACCCATATCTATAAACTATGGTATTACCCATTAACAGATACCCAAAATGAATAATTACCCGCGGGTACCCGTACCCGTGGGTTTTAACGCCATCCCTATTCCAGAGGCCGCCACTTGAGGTCGTTTTCAGGGTCCAATACCTGAAAAGGCTGAGAGGGAGGAGTCATGCTAAAGGGGTTGTTGTCGATGCAATAGAGTTTGCGGTCCAGCTCCCCCAACAGCGCGGATAGTTTACCTGTTGAGAATCTCTTAATTTTGGTTTTCGTTGGGGAGGAAACCTTGAATTTCCCTTGGGTCGTGTCAAACCAATAAATATCTCTACGGCTAATAGCGGGACCCATAACGTCTGGCGGGGGCCTTCTACAGCCGCTGACGACAAGAATTTTGGAGCCGAAGCGACTGCAAGTGGAATACCATAAATTAACCTTGGACCTCTTATAAGCTGCCTCGCGCAACTCCACGGCAATATCATCAGCATCATCATTACTATTAACCTGACTCAATCTGATGGGGCGAATAACTTGATTCAGGTATTCAACCGCACCACATCGACTCGTGTTAGGGGCTCGACCCTAACTACTGGAAATCACAGGAAGAGAGAAAGGAGAAAACGAAAAGGATAAAGCAGAGAAAATGAACTTTTGTATTAACTTGGATAATTGCTTCTACAGGATAGCAGCATATAAAGCTGGACGTTGACATGCTGGACGCGTGTCGCAGCGACATAGGCACAGCACAATGCAAGATTCTTCTACAATGCTGAATTAAATGACATTACACTTAATGGAAACGCACCGTTTCGAAACCAAACGACCATAATGAAAATGCAAATAAACTGGAATGGAAATTAATCAACTTTCCTAGTCACCAGGAGTACCCACTAACTTTCATAACAATCCACCCCGCTTCAAAGAGAACTTGTCCTCAAGTTCTAAGTACCACCAGTGGTAGtcaggggcggagccacgtgGGGACCTactgggtcccgtgccccactttttttttttttttttcaaagttatATAAGTAAAAACTGTATAAGAATTATAGAGTTTCTAAATATCAACGACAACCATGTCGGTGTAGTGGCAAGGCTTTGCATGTCTTTTGCAGCTGGTCCCAGGTTCGACTCATGTTGGAGTTGGCAAAAATTAAACTGatggtttttcaattttttatttttgagaacattaacacttttttttttttataaaaacaTTAACACTATTCGTCCTTAtagtttcaaaaataaaaaataaattatgtccCCAATCCCCATAATAAAAAATTGTCTAATACCTAAACACTATAAATCAAATTTGtaattttaagaaaaatatCAATCTTATTGTAACTTTATTCTAATGtattatcttttattaaaaCTTTTGGTATATGTTTTAAATTCTAAATTTTTTTCTAAAACCTTTTAGTGCCCCACTTGAGATGAagttctggctccgccactggtggTAGTACCTACTGCCTGATCATGATCAAATTGAGGGTACCTAAGAAGAATGGATTCAGCATCTTCCCAAGTTGCCTCTTCAGGTGTGGTGCCAAGCCATTGGACCAGTCATTGAGTACCTgcagccctttttttttttaacattctTCTGGCCAATACAGCAATCGGTTCCCATTTGGGGTTGGCCGGATCATTGACAGATGGGAGAGTAGGTGAAGCAGTCACATTATCACCCAACTTTTTCTTTAGTAAAGACACATGAAAAACGTTTTGAATCCTTGCTGTAGGTGGCAACTGTAGCTTATAGGCAACGTTACCAATTTTCTCCAGAACTTTAAAAGGGCCATAGTACCTCTGAGATAATTTGTGAAAACCACTGGCATGCATGAAGTGTTGTTTGTAATGCTGCAGTTTAAGATAGACATAATCACCTGCAACAAATTCTCTCTCAGTGTGTTTTTTGTCATAAAACCCCTTCATCCTTGATTGAGCTAGATGGAGATTTCTTTTGAGTGTAGCCAAAAGGGAATC encodes the following:
- the LOC133723983 gene encoding probable LRR receptor-like serine/threonine-protein kinase At5g10290 isoform X3 → MVMLLKMELLFAVLALASLHSFVLPDPQGDALYSLRTSLITSPNQLKDWNPNQVNPCTWSNVNCDSNNNVVSVTLSNIGFNGTLSPKVGNLKTLQTLALQGNGITGGIPKEFGDLTSLATLNLENNNLTGAIPSSLGNLKKLQFLTLSQNNLSGSIPDSLSNLSTLINLQLAFNALNGQIPEQLFQIQKYNFTGNNLNCGINLPHRCASDTDVSGSSNKPKLGIIVGVVGGFIILLFGGLVYFVCKRRHKGYKREVFVDVAGEVDRRIAFGQLKRFSWRELQLATDNFNENNVLGQGGFGKVYKGVLSDTTKIAVKRLTDYESPGGDAAFQREVEMISVAVHRNLLRLIGFCTTPTERLLVYPFMQNLSVAYRLREIKPGEPVLDWPTRKRVALGTARGLEYLHEHCNPKIIHRDVKAANVLLDEDFEAVVGDFGLAKLVDVRKTNVTTQVRGTMGHIAPEYLSTGKSSERTDVFGYGIMLLELVTGQRAIDFSRLEEEDDVLLLDHSYLKD
- the LOC133723983 gene encoding probable LRR receptor-like serine/threonine-protein kinase At5g10290 isoform X1 → MVMLLKMELLFAVLALASLHSFVLPDPQGDALYSLRTSLITSPNQLKDWNPNQVNPCTWSNVNCDSNNNVVSVTLSNIGFNGTLSPKVGNLKTLQTLALQGNGITGGIPKEFGDLTSLATLNLENNNLTGAIPSSLGNLKKLQFLTLSQNNLSGSIPDSLSNLSTLINLQLAFNALNGQIPEQLFQIQKYNFTGNNLNCGINLPHRCASDTDVSGSSNKPKLGIIVGVVGGFIILLFGGLVYFVCKRRHKGYKREVFVDVAGEVDRRIAFGQLKRFSWRELQLATDNFNENNVLGQGGFGKVYKGVLSDTTKIAVKRLTDYESPGGDAAFQREVEMISVAVHRNLLRLIGFCTTPTERLLVYPFMQNLSVAYRLREIKPGEPVLDWPTRKRVALGTARGLEYLHEHCNPKIIHRDVKAANVLLDEDFEAVVGDFGLAKLVDVRKTNVTTQVRGTMGHIAPEYLSTGKSSERTDVFGYGIMLLELVTGQRAIDFSRLEEEDDVLLLDHVKKLEREKRLDAIVDGNLDSSYNIQEVEMMIQVALLCTQGSPEDRPLMSEVVRMLEGEGLAERWEEWQHVEVTRRQEYERLQRRFDWGEDSVYNQDAIELSGGR
- the LOC133723983 gene encoding probable LRR receptor-like serine/threonine-protein kinase At5g10290 isoform X2, whose protein sequence is MVMLLKMELLFAVLALASLHSFVLPDPQGDALYSLRTSLITSPNQLKDWNPNQVNPCTWSNVNCDSNNNVVSVTLSNIGFNGTLSPKVGNLKTLQTLALQGNGITGGIPKEFGDLTSLATLNLENNNLTGAIPSSLGNLKKLQFLTLSQNNLSGSIPDSLSNLSTLINLFTGNNLNCGINLPHRCASDTDVSGSSNKPKLGIIVGVVGGFIILLFGGLVYFVCKRRHKGYKREVFVDVAGEVDRRIAFGQLKRFSWRELQLATDNFNENNVLGQGGFGKVYKGVLSDTTKIAVKRLTDYESPGGDAAFQREVEMISVAVHRNLLRLIGFCTTPTERLLVYPFMQNLSVAYRLREIKPGEPVLDWPTRKRVALGTARGLEYLHEHCNPKIIHRDVKAANVLLDEDFEAVVGDFGLAKLVDVRKTNVTTQVRGTMGHIAPEYLSTGKSSERTDVFGYGIMLLELVTGQRAIDFSRLEEEDDVLLLDHVKKLEREKRLDAIVDGNLDSSYNIQEVEMMIQVALLCTQGSPEDRPLMSEVVRMLEGEGLAERWEEWQHVEVTRRQEYERLQRRFDWGEDSVYNQDAIELSGGR